One window of the Taeniopygia guttata chromosome W, bTaeGut7.mat, whole genome shotgun sequence genome contains the following:
- the LOC140682047 gene encoding uncharacterized protein, with the protein MSDNLNDKEYNYLSDDDLEPHITTKHIPYTATELAKLKKDYGRLPYESETEYVFRVSLTGGDQIKLTEQEASGYWGHGVFLTTGDKRDSWSLTQRAAFWAGGTNPLERGDPIAIISTPDQLLESVHKAACLQMIHEKKLIPGFESPMQLPVKPELMTPLIRGLPEILKPTAIALQKTIMTLSPVERLNRFLGNPTDRTGSTDPGFTPSCSPLQDVNSQSSSPGSNHKIWTWGEVAEDLINYCRKYGPIKTPEEKPEKSEKTKGIRSIGTPYSKNPEKGKQNPNRQHWWSLGVQKGVPREVMDGLPLDKLQKIITNWRYRKSNPSVQPGTHPSAPTLPQNMGKETTFSQSLPQNQGSGQKLTISQLSSQNSGWLDDLVTTVEPF; encoded by the exons ATGAGTGATAACCTTAACGATAAGG aatataaCTATCTCAGTGATGATGATCTTGAGCCCCACATCACAACCAAACACATACCATACACTGCCACCGAGTTAGCTAAGCTTAAAAAAGATTACGGACGCCTCCCATACGAATCAGAAACAGAATATGTTTTCCGGGTGTCCCTCACCGGTGGCGaccaaattaaattaactgaacAAGAAGCCAGTGGGTACTGGGGACACGGTGTCTTCTTAACAACAGGAGATAAACGTGACTCGTGGTCCCTGACACAGCGCGCGGCTTTCTGGGCCGGGGGAACAAACCCCTTGGAAAGGGGAGATCCTATAGCTATAATCAGTACCCCCGACCAGCTCCTAGAAAGTGTACACAAAGCCGCTTGTCTGCAAATGattcatgaaaagaaattaattcctggcTTTGAATCCCCAATGCAATTACCTGTGAAGCCTGAACTAATGACTCCTTTAATTCGTGGGCTTCCAGAAATACTCAAACCTACTGCCATAGCCTTACAGAAAACTATCATGACATTAAGCCCTGTAGAAAGACTAAATAGATTTCTTGGTAACCCCACTGATCGCACTGGATCTACTGATCCTGGTTTTACTCCATCCTGTTCTCCTCTCCAAGATGTAAATTCACAAAGCAGTTCACCTGGCAGTAACCATAAAATTTGGACATGGGGTGAAGTTGCAGAGGATTTGATCAATTATTGTAGAAAATATGGACCTATAAAAACCCCAGAGGAGAAAccagaaaaatcagagaaaacaaaagggatTCGGTCTATTGGGACTCCTTACAGTAAAAAtccagaaaagggaaaacagaaccCTAACCGCCAGCATTGGTGGTCACTGGGAGTCCAAAAGGGGGTCCCCAGAGAAGTAATGGATGGTCTACCCCTtgataaattacagaaaataataactAATTGGCGCTATCGAAAATCAAATCCATCAGTACAACCCGGTACACACCCTAGTGCACCCACTCTTCCTCAGAACATGGGTAAGGAAACAACTTTCTCACAGTCCCTCCCGCAAAACCAGGGTAGTGGACAAAAACTAACCATTTCACAACTTTCCTCTCAGAACTCAGGCT GGTTGGACGACCTGGTTACGACAGTGGAACCCTTCTAA